A window of the Oryza brachyantha chromosome 5, ObraRS2, whole genome shotgun sequence genome harbors these coding sequences:
- the LOC102713081 gene encoding uncharacterized protein LOC102713081 gives MSGFAGQRLRPWMGDATGAEQAAGGDARDDAGGAAAKGLGDASTNASAISFGFAATAILISMFLLMAIFEHLIKPSLSSSSSSSSSSRTSAHGDEDGQGHGQSSHSAAAAAAVSPDKLFRPPDKMEVVQAEDLTVLMPGQRYPTFLAQPAPLLPWPREGVRWPPHGHGHRRCFVPP, from the exons ATGAGCGGCTTCGCGGGGCAGAGGCTGAGGCCGTGGATGGGGGACGCCACCGGCGCTGAgcaggcggccggcggcgacgccagGGACGacgccggtggcgcggcggcgaaggggctCGGCGACGCGTCCACGAACGCCAGCGCCATCTCCTTCGGCTTCGCGGCGACCGCCATCCTCATCTCCATGTTCCTCCTCATGGCCATCTTCGAGCACCTCATCAAGCCCAGCctgtcctcgtcgtcgtcgtcctcctcctcctcccggacCTCCGCCCACGGCGACGAAGACGGACAGGGGCACGGCCAGTCGTCCcactcggccgccgccgccgccgccgtctcgccggACAAGCTCTTCCGTCCGCCGGACAAG ATGGAGGTCGTGCAGGCGGAGGATCTGACGGTGCTGATGCCGGGGCAGCGGTATCCGACGTTCCTGGCgcagccggcgccgctgctTCCATGGCCGAGAGAAGGCGTGCGTTGGCCTCCCCATGGCCATGGACATCGCCGCTGCTTCGTGCCGCCGTGA
- the LOC107304215 gene encoding uncharacterized protein LOC107304215 codes for MSTKPSRSPLEDGVLSTALAFMDATCVSSNGEAVKCLMGDGEVSNFVLKVVLEEAMDGPMFASSAPMEKFARDTTMDLVSPVAGVAKASILDLAVGDQMLEASANVQVVSAPKGEARADEGMAELTIKRIKIFFLELKQSKKDVRKQDFYYLPYLGPSASSSLHVLNPASWSSPFCFLKYATMGI; via the exons ATGTCTACGAAGCCCTCGCGCTCTCCCTTGGAAGATGGTGTCCTGAGCACAGCTCTTGCTTTTATGGATGCTACATGTGTAAGTTCCAACGGCGAAGCAGTAAAGTGTCTAATGGGTGACGGTGAGGTAAGTAATTTTGTTCTTAAGGTCGTGCTGGAGGAAGCCATGGATGGTCCTATGTTTGCTAGCTCGGCTCCCATGGAGAAGTTTGCGAGGGACACTACCATGGACCTTGTCTCGCCGGTGGCCGGGGTGGCAAAAGCATCTATACTGGATCTCGCTGTGGGAGATCAGATGCTTGAAGCATCAGCCAACGTCCAGGTCGTATCAGCCCCCAAG GGTGAAGCACGCGCGGACGAAGGAATGGCAGAACTAACGATCAAGAgaattaagattttttttctagaactGAAGCAATCAAAGAAGGACGTGAGGAAGCAAGACTTTTATTATCTTCCATACCTAGGTCCATCTGCATCTTCCTCTCTGCATGTCCTTAATCCTGCATCATGGAGTTCTCCTTTctgctttttaaaatatgctactATGGGAATTTAA
- the LOC102713360 gene encoding uncharacterized protein LOC102713360: MHGYSNLACSSPPMAARARRSLELTNTKETNPWEGLAIGAVTLARTFSTGSHRISSSSTSRPGGERVARASAAGGLPGAVRRAFSLRRHPAGHGRGDGYYWRIHDMDGDGDDATAAGAGEEDEKNKKEQLAEAVDEKESSAPAKTKTATATATPALKKKTGGKILKACKKLLRL; the protein is encoded by the coding sequence atgcATGGCTACTCCAACCTCGCCTGCTCGTCTCCTCCAATGGCCGCCAGGGCGAGGCGATCGCTGGAGCTGACCAACACCAAGGAGACCAACCCGTGGGAAGGGCTGGCCATCGGGGCGGTGACCCTGGCCAGGACGTTCTCCACCGGCTCCCACaggatctcctcctcctccacctccaggCCCGGCGGCGAGAGGGTCGCCAGGGCGtctgccgccggcggcctgcCTGGCGCGGTGAGGAGGGCCTTCTCCCTGCGGAGGCACCCGGCAGGGCACGGCAGGGGCGACGGGTACTACTGGAGGATCCACGAcatggacggcgacggcgacgatgccaccgccgccggcgccggagaggaagacgagaagaacaagaaagaGCAGCTAGCTGAAGCCGTCGACGAGAAGGAGTCGTCTGCGCCGGCCAAGACGAAGACTGCGACGGCTACGGCTACACCGGCGCTGAAGAAGAAGACCGGCGGCAAAATCCTGAAGGCCTGCAAGAAGCTTCTCCGGCTGTAA
- the LOC102713631 gene encoding TSC22 domain family protein 1-like yields MAVRPATSESEGATTDEDVHLSPTSICSGGGSRIKILCSFGGRIMPRRSDGTLKYIGGETRVLAVPRSIPFSDLKKKVEEMFKTEVAAIKYQLLSEDLDVLVSVTCDDDLVHMLDEYDRLEEKRSPSASPRFRVYIFASHPPAVSSAAATVSSSRHTSYAPAPHHPHLHHPHHLHQFQPERYVATMPATPSGSPSYSAHAHGAVSAGNSPRADAVGSDHAVFGLGMQRVRSTPNLGGLDAAPQHFHQHAADGGGGLAGYTSSSPGRAGAGHVVSQGSLHSYYHPHHQYAPAPVHVPHHAGVAGRYDTRVYVRGSNYAAPAAAPPPMMPVAVRSGRPVSRGGGGPPYSDMLTPKKATTIWD; encoded by the exons ATGGCTGtgcggccggcgacgtcggAGTCGGAGGGCGCGACGACCGACGAAGACGTGCATCTTTCGCCGACCAGCatctgcagcggcggcggcagccgcaTCAAGATACTCTGCAGCTTCGGCGGCCGCATCATGCCCCGCCGGTCCGACGGCACTCTCAAGTACATCGGCGGCGAGACCCGCGTCCTCGCCGTGCCCCGCTCGATCCCCTTCTCCG ATTTGAAGAAGAAGGTGGAGGAGATGTTCAAGACGGAGGTGGCGGCCATCAAGTACCAGCTCCTCTCCGAGGACCTCGACGTGCTCGTCTCCGTCACCTGCGACGATGACCTGGTGCACATGCTCGACGAGTACGACCGCCTCGAGGAGAAgcggtcgccgtccgcgtcGCCGCGCTTCCGTGTCTACATCTTCGCCTCCCACCCACCGGCCGtctcgtcggccgccgccaccgtctcgTCCTCCCGCCACACCAGCTACGCGCCGGCGCCACACCACCCGCACCTCCACCACCCGCACCACCTCCACCAGTTCCAGCCGGAGCGCTACGTCGCCACCATGCCCGCCACGCCCAGCGGGAGCCCGTCGTACTCTGCGCACGCGCACGGCGCCGTGTCAGCGGGCAACTCGCCGCGCGCCGACGCCGTGGGTTCTGACCACGCCGTGTTCGGCCTTGGGATGCAACGCGTCCGGAGCACGCCGAATCTCGGCGGCCTGGACGCAGCGCCGCAGCACTTCCACCAGCACgccgcggacggcggcggcgggttggCGGGATACACGAGCAGCTCGCCcgggcgcgccggcgccggtcaCGTCGTCTCGCAGGGAAGCTTGCACAGCTACTACCACCCGCACCACCAGTACGCGCCGGCGCCCGTGCACGTCCCGCACCACGCCGGCGTGGCCGGGAGGTACGACACGCGTGTCTACGTGCGAGGCAGCAACTAcgcggccccggcggcggcgccgccgccgatgatgCCGGTGGCAGTCcggtccggccggccggtctcgcgcggcggcggcgggccgccGTACAGCGACATGCTCACGCCgaagaaggcgacgacgaTATGGGACTGA